One genomic segment of Nocardia spumae includes these proteins:
- a CDS encoding class I adenylate-forming enzyme family protein: MTRAADPQAIAARITAELTGPGGPFEMQVEQVLGAPIPVMRNRRRSMAELFHAGTAWGAQDYLVTAERSITFAEHGAAVTALARALADRYGVAKGDRVGILAANTPEWVMTFWAAQLLGAIPVGYNAWWAPREVAYGLEHTRPTVVVADAKRAALLADTASDVAVLTMEADLPELIAAYPGPAPETPIAEDDPAVILYTSGTSGRPKGVVHTHRNLLAVCDYHRFTDAMMAAFRGQQPGPGPSERRFLLTSPLFHIASLHNLIIPRLATGATVVMHTGSFDPHRVLTLMERQRVTNWGAVPTMVSRMLEHDLSRYDLSNLVAFSLNAAPSSPAFHQRLRRELPMAEVALTTSYGLTESGTAATVATPPVLAAFPDTVGMPIIGVSVEIRDPGNRPLPDGEEGEICVRSPYVMLGYWNDPGATANAIDGERWLHTGDFGVLEQGRLRLSGRRSDLILRGGENVYPTEIENALDEHPQVVESAVLGVPHEDLGQEVAAVVVVADPAAVTEDELRAFTAERLAYFKVPARWVITAQPLPRNATGKVVRREIEI; the protein is encoded by the coding sequence ATGACTCGAGCCGCCGACCCACAGGCCATCGCCGCCCGGATCACCGCCGAGCTCACCGGGCCCGGTGGACCGTTCGAGATGCAGGTCGAACAGGTTCTGGGCGCGCCGATCCCGGTCATGCGCAACCGGCGGCGCAGTATGGCCGAGCTGTTCCACGCGGGGACGGCCTGGGGTGCGCAGGACTATCTGGTGACCGCGGAGCGGTCCATCACCTTCGCCGAGCACGGCGCCGCCGTCACGGCTCTGGCGCGGGCCCTGGCCGACCGCTACGGCGTCGCGAAGGGCGACCGGGTCGGCATTCTCGCCGCGAACACCCCGGAATGGGTGATGACGTTCTGGGCGGCGCAGCTGCTGGGTGCGATCCCGGTGGGATACAACGCCTGGTGGGCACCGCGGGAAGTCGCCTACGGGCTCGAACACACCCGGCCCACCGTGGTGGTCGCCGACGCCAAACGCGCCGCGCTGCTGGCGGATACCGCGAGCGATGTTGCGGTCCTCACCATGGAGGCCGATCTGCCGGAGCTGATCGCCGCCTACCCCGGTCCGGCTCCCGAGACGCCGATCGCGGAGGACGATCCCGCCGTCATCCTGTACACCAGCGGCACCAGCGGGCGCCCGAAGGGCGTGGTGCACACCCATCGAAATCTGCTGGCGGTCTGCGACTATCACCGGTTCACCGATGCCATGATGGCCGCGTTCCGTGGTCAGCAGCCCGGCCCCGGCCCCAGTGAACGGCGGTTCCTGCTCACCTCACCGCTGTTCCATATCGCGAGCCTGCACAACCTGATCATCCCGCGGCTGGCCACCGGGGCGACCGTGGTCATGCACACCGGCAGCTTCGATCCGCACCGGGTGCTGACCCTCATGGAGCGGCAGCGGGTCACCAACTGGGGTGCGGTGCCGACCATGGTCAGCCGCATGCTCGAACACGATCTGTCGCGCTACGACCTGTCGAATCTGGTGGCGTTCTCGCTCAACGCCGCACCGTCCTCACCGGCGTTCCACCAGCGGCTGCGCCGCGAACTGCCGATGGCCGAGGTGGCGCTCACCACCAGCTACGGACTCACCGAGAGTGGTACCGCGGCGACGGTTGCCACCCCGCCGGTGCTGGCCGCGTTCCCGGATACCGTCGGCATGCCGATCATCGGAGTGAGCGTCGAGATCCGCGATCCCGGCAACCGGCCGCTGCCCGACGGGGAGGAAGGCGAGATCTGCGTGCGCAGCCCGTACGTGATGCTCGGTTACTGGAACGATCCGGGCGCGACCGCGAACGCCATCGACGGCGAACGCTGGTTGCACACCGGTGATTTCGGTGTCCTGGAGCAGGGCAGGCTGCGTCTGTCGGGCCGGCGCTCGGACCTGATCCTGCGCGGCGGCGAGAACGTCTACCCGACCGAGATCGAGAACGCGCTCGACGAGCATCCCCAGGTCGTGGAGTCGGCGGTACTCGGTGTGCCGCACGAGGATCTGGGACAGGAGGTGGCGGCCGTGGTGGTCGTCGCCGATCCGGCGGCCGTCACCGAGGACGAACTGCGGGCGTTCACCGCCGAGCGGCTCGCCTATTTCAAGGTGCCGGCGCGCTGGGTGATCACCGCACAACCGCTGCCGCGCAACGCGACCGGCAAGGTCGTGCGGCGCGAGATAGAGATCTGA
- a CDS encoding NAD(P)-dependent alcohol dehydrogenase: protein MRALQLTGPGTLELREVAIPEIGPADLLLKVGAAGICHSDSFVLSLPFALREDPLTMGHEIAGTVERVGSQVEGRSEGERGLVYLCWSCGVCRECVSGNENVCLAAGRTAMPPCPGLGPDGGMAEYVRIPANSFVPIGDLDFAAAAPLADAALTPYHAIRGAADQLRPGATAVAIGIGGLGHVAVQILKAVTACRIIAVDISAEKLDLATKCGADLTLEAGATTAAQILECTGGRGAEAVFDFVGNDATAKLAVESVAPNGAYRMVGLDGGIPGIDAGPAGGPGLPWGATVRKSYGGTRSDLYASVALAQRGAIDVSVERFDLAAGLTAFERLDQGLIRGRAVLIP, encoded by the coding sequence ATGCGCGCACTGCAGCTGACCGGACCCGGCACGCTGGAACTCCGTGAGGTCGCCATTCCGGAGATCGGCCCCGCGGATCTGCTGCTGAAGGTCGGCGCCGCCGGCATCTGCCACTCCGACTCGTTCGTGCTGAGCCTGCCGTTCGCGCTGCGCGAGGATCCACTGACCATGGGCCACGAGATCGCGGGCACCGTAGAGCGCGTGGGCAGCCAGGTCGAGGGCAGATCCGAGGGCGAACGTGGATTGGTGTATCTGTGCTGGTCGTGTGGGGTGTGCCGGGAGTGTGTGAGCGGGAACGAGAACGTCTGCCTGGCGGCCGGGCGCACCGCGATGCCGCCGTGCCCCGGGCTGGGGCCCGACGGCGGAATGGCGGAATACGTTCGGATTCCCGCGAATTCGTTCGTACCGATCGGTGATCTGGACTTCGCCGCGGCGGCCCCGCTCGCCGACGCGGCGCTGACCCCCTATCACGCGATTCGCGGCGCGGCCGACCAGCTGCGGCCGGGAGCGACCGCCGTCGCGATCGGCATCGGCGGGCTCGGACATGTGGCGGTGCAGATCCTGAAGGCGGTCACCGCCTGCCGGATCATCGCCGTCGATATCTCCGCCGAGAAACTGGACCTCGCCACGAAGTGTGGTGCCGACCTCACGCTCGAGGCCGGCGCGACCACCGCCGCCCAGATCCTCGAGTGCACCGGCGGCCGAGGCGCGGAGGCGGTATTCGACTTCGTCGGCAACGACGCCACCGCGAAACTGGCCGTCGAATCCGTCGCCCCCAACGGGGCCTATCGCATGGTCGGCCTCGACGGCGGTATTCCGGGCATCGACGCCGGCCCCGCCGGTGGCCCGGGGCTGCCGTGGGGAGCCACCGTCCGGAAATCCTACGGCGGCACCAGAAGTGACCTGTACGCCTCGGTCGCACTGGCTCAGCGCGGCGCCATCGACGTCTCGGTGGAGCGTTTCGATCTCGCCGCGGGGCTCACCGCATTCGAACGTCTCGACCAGGGGTTGATCCGCGGTCGAGCCGTGCTCATCCCGTAA